The nucleotide sequence GGCGGACCAGGGGCTGCGCCGCATTCGCATCACCGGCGGGGAGCCGCTGGTGCGCCGCGACCTGCCCGCGCTGGTGAGGATGATCCGCGCCGTTCCGCAGATCGAGGACGTGGCGCTTTCTACCAACGCCGTCCTGCTGACCGAGATGGCGGACGAGCTGCGCTATGCCGGCGTGGACCGCGTGAACGTGTCGCTGGATTCGCTGCGGCCGGACCGCATCGATGCCATCTCGCGCCGGGCGGGATCGGCGGACGGGATCTTCCGCGGGCTTGAGGCGGCGGAGCGGGCGGGATTCGCTCCCATCAAGGTGAACTGCGTGGTGATGCGCGGCCGCAACGACGACGAGGTGGCGGATTTTGCGGCCATCACCCGTGACCGGCCCTGGCACGTGCGGTTCATCGAGGTGATGCCCACGGGCGAGAACCTGGGCGTCTCCGCCGACGAGTTCGTCTCGTCCGACGAGATCCTGGAGAACATCGGGCGGATCGGCGACCTGCGGCCGGTGGCGGGCCCGGCGGGGAACGGGCCGGCGCGGTACTACGCGTTCGATGGCGCCGCGGGTACGGTGGGCGTCATCA is from Longimicrobium sp. and encodes:
- the moaA gene encoding GTP 3',8-cyclase MoaA is translated as MSRLVQLGPLPVASERPIPETGPMTDGFGRRIEYLRISVTDKCNLRCVYCMPEEGLPWLKREQILRYEEIAEIVRVMADQGLRRIRITGGEPLVRRDLPALVRMIRAVPQIEDVALSTNAVLLTEMADELRYAGVDRVNVSLDSLRPDRIDAISRRAGSADGIFRGLEAAERAGFAPIKVNCVVMRGRNDDEVADFAAITRDRPWHVRFIEVMPTGENLGVSADEFVSSDEILENIGRIGDLRPVAGPAGNGPARYYAFDGAAGTVGVITPMSHNYCDRCNRMRLTADGQLRPCLFGHAQTNLRDPLRRGEPLEPLIRQTLRIKPERHWLVQGSDAGSGGLLALSQVGG